GGCCCCGCAGACTGATTGGTGGCAATGATCTCCCACGCCTCCTGGGCTGTCTCGGCATAGTGAAAGAGGTCCCGATCTTTTGCACTGATCAGCCCCTCTTCGACGAGCATCTCCCAATTGATCAAGCGATCCCAAAATGCGCGTCCCACCAAGACTACGGTCACGCCGGTGACTTTCCCCGTTTGGGTCAGCGTGAGGGTTTCAAACAGTTCGTCCAATGTGCCGAAACCGCCGGGGAATGCCACCAAGGCTTTGGCGCGAATGAGAAAATGCATTTTTCTGAGAGCGAAATAGCGGAATTGGAAACAGAGTTCCGGGGTAATGTAGGGATTCGGTTGCTGTTCGTGCGGCAAGGTGATGTTGAGCCCAATGGACTTGGCCTGTACGTCGGCGGCTCCCCGATTGGCGGCCTCCATGATGCCAGGCCCGCCGCCGGTCACAATGACATACTCGCAGCGCCCATCAGTTTGGCACGAGCTGGACACTAGGCGTCCAAACTCCCGGGCCACGTCATAATAGCGGGACAACTCGCGCTGCCGTGTGGCCACCGCCACCTGTCGCTGCCGGACCGGATCGTCCGGATGCTCAGCCGCTTCCCGTTCTGCGGTGAGGAGAGCCAGCTCAGCCGCCATGGGCTCCTGCAGCCTGGCACTGCCGAACACCACGATCGTGGAGTGAATTCCCTGTTCTGACTGGATGATCTCGGGCTTCAGCAGCTCCAGCCCAAGCCGCAGGGGGCGCAATTCTTCGCGCTGCATGAACACGACATCGCGATCAGCAGGGATATAGGAGGAGGAAGCAAGAATCGCGTCGTTGGAGGAGGAATCCTCGGGAGAGGCCTTACCCATGGCAGGCATTATAAACGGACCGGCACCAGGCAGCAATTGACAAGACGCTGCGAGGAAGGAAACCTCTCAGAAGGGCCAGAACCACAGAACCGGCACCACTCCCTCATGCCGAGTAAACGCAATGGTCCTCACGACTCCCTGCGTATCGTAATAGACGTGAAACTCTTCTTTATCGATCCCCGTGCGCGCCAGTGTCATCGACGGGGAATAGGGAGAAAAGGCTCTGACGATATAGCCAAAATCAATCGCGGAGGACTTGGTATCGCTCCATTCATAGACGGTCGCCATACCGAATTCAGACTCATAAATTTCCTGGGGCACACCGAGCCGGGACACGACTTGCTGCATCGTGGTGCTTCCTGACTGGATGAAGGTCACCCCCTGCGGGGAAATGACATCGTTCACCACGACCCGACGAAGACTGCATCCGGCCAGCAGAACCACGCAGAGCGCAGCGACAATCCATCGAACGGCCTTCACATTCACGCTCCTACTAATCGCCAAACGGCCAGAGCTTAAATTCCACATTCGGCGTCCGCTTACCGTACAGCACTTCTTCCACCAACCCGTTCCTTCCAAAGAATACATAGAGGTTGTCACTCTTAACCTCCATCCGCACAAGATTCACGATCAAGAGCAAGAGTGCCGGAGATTTACCGTCATAATAGTAGTAGTGAAAAATCTCCCGCTCGTTCCCCCGGATAATCCGCTCCGGTGCCCCCAGGAGAGCGACGACATCACTTGTAGTGCTGACGCCCTTCTTAATCTGTACAATAACCTCTTCTCGAAGCGGCTCTCCAAACGTGCCACGGGTGACGACGCAGCCCTGCGCCGCAACCAAGGCCAACAGTACAATCCCCATCAGCCGCACACCTGACATACGACACCCCCGGTTACGCTTCATCTGGACGATCCGCCAAACTCTGCTGGTGTCCCAGGACAAAATCCGTTTCATAGACCTCATAGGAGGATGGTTTCAACCCGACCTTTCGATACACCTCTTGCGCCAACCGATTTTCTGACTCAACGTACAGCCGGACTCCACAGACCTTTGGATCAGCCTTGGCCGTGGCCATCACAGTCGCGTGCATCTTTCGAAAAATCCCTTTTCTCCGCCACGCTGGATCGACATACACACTTTGAATCCACCAGAACACGGCGTTCCGCCAGTCACTCCATTCGTAGGTCACCATTAATTGCCCTACCACGGAGCGCTCGTTCGCTCCTTGATGCTCGGCTACCACAAAAAAGCCGTGCGCGGGTGTTTCTAACAGAGAACGGGTCCCGTAACGAAGCCGGTCGCGATCAAGCATCCGCCCTTCCGTTTCACGCGCCATGGCGGCGCTGAAGGCCGCGATAGCCTCAACATCCTCTATTCGCGCCGGCCGAATCAGTACCTCTGACATTCTTGCCGTAATCCTCTCTCTAGCTCTTGACCGGATCTAACCACCCGGCAGAGGGTTTATAGAATCCCGCGGAGAACTCCATTTTCATGGCGTCTTCGGCAGCCAGACTCAATCGTTTGATTTGGTCATCTGGAATGAACGCCAGATACCCGGTGAAGGGATGAATGGCCGTGGGAACAAAGATCATCACTAGTCTCGCGGCAGGCGTGACTTGGAGCGGCTCGGGCGCTCGCCCCATCACAAAACCGAGTGCCCAGAGGCCATCTCGCGGAAAGGGGAATGCCACCACAGTACTTTGTCCAAACCGCGACCGGAAATTCAGTAATTCGGTGATCCCCTTCATGGTGAG
The nucleotide sequence above comes from Nitrospira sp.. Encoded proteins:
- a CDS encoding TIGR00730 family Rossman fold protein, whose translation is MGKASPEDSSSNDAILASSSYIPADRDVVFMQREELRPLRLGLELLKPEIIQSEQGIHSTIVVFGSARLQEPMAAELALLTAEREAAEHPDDPVRQRQVAVATRQRELSRYYDVAREFGRLVSSSCQTDGRCEYVIVTGGGPGIMEAANRGAADVQAKSIGLNITLPHEQQPNPYITPELCFQFRYFALRKMHFLIRAKALVAFPGGFGTLDELFETLTLTQTGKVTGVTVVLVGRAFWDRLINWEMLVEEGLISAKDRDLFHYAETAQEAWEIIATNQSAGPPS
- a CDS encoding N-acetyltransferase; translated protein: MSEVLIRPARIEDVEAIAAFSAAMARETEGRMLDRDRLRYGTRSLLETPAHGFFVVAEHQGANERSVVGQLMVTYEWSDWRNAVFWWIQSVYVDPAWRRKGIFRKMHATVMATAKADPKVCGVRLYVESENRLAQEVYRKVGLKPSSYEVYETDFVLGHQQSLADRPDEA
- a CDS encoding DUF502 domain-containing protein → MSVVIWRIFGTGLFLLVPAWATFLILSALFTTLDALLADLIGDRLPVHTPGLGLVLLVVLVLSIGALVTHVMGEHLIRRLEQKVEQVPLVRTIYLTMKGITELLNFRSRFGQSTVVAFPFPRDGLWALGFVMGRAPEPLQVTPAARLVMIFVPTAIHPFTGYLAFIPDDQIKRLSLAAEDAMKMEFSAGFYKPSAGWLDPVKS